AGGAGCAGTGTGGAATTCCCGTTTAGTTTTACGTATACCCCCCAACTCGAAGAGGGAGGCTATTCTATACAAGCGTATACTAATATTAGTGTACCGGGCCTACCCCTTACAGTAGAGAACCGATATCTTGCGGCAGAGCCGATAGGAAGCGGGACTCCCTATTTTCAAGATGAAGATGTTTATTTCCTGGCTGAAGGAGGGGTTCGCACCTTTAACGCTTTGGCCGGTCCCATCCATTTGGTTCCAATGGACCCCAATATTCGCTCTCCTCTTATGGCTGCCTTTGCGGCAGCAGACGGCGGGATTATTTACTTCGCGGTGCAAGATAGGTTATACCAGTTCGACACCAATGCACAAGCTGTGAACTGGGGAGTAGATCTGAATCCGGATATGCAGGCAGCAGATATGTTGCTGACTCCTGATAAGAAATATCTTTTCATCTCGGATGAAGCCAATCCCCAAGTTCAGATCTATGATGTGGTGAACAGGGATTCCATCCGAACTTTGACTTTGGAATCGAATGTTCTATTTTCGGCTGCTTCTCCAGATAGCAAGTATGTCTTCTTCTACATTTATACAGGCCAGGTTCATGCCTATGAGATTGCAACAGGAATGATTACGCGTAATATTTTCAATGGAGCCTACGAACCTATCCAGCAGGCGTTTTCTCCAGGATTTGTAAATCCTCTTGTGGTCTCTAATGACAGTACGGAGGTGCGGTTTACACCTGGACTTTATGGTATTCTGTACGCCTACTCCAAGATTGGAGACTTCAGTAACAATGGCATCGTAAGTAGCGCGGATACTTCATGGGGCATTAAGCTGTTGAGTGACGGAGTTATGTTCATATTATGTGCTGGAGTAAGTGCCTTAGGAGACTATGTTATACGTGTTCTTACAGATGGAAGTGTGCTCAGATTATATTTGCAGTATCAATCTCAATTTAGAAGCATGGCTATCTCACCAAATGATCAATGGTTGGTTTACCAATCAGGTGTGAAAGTAATCATACGGAATACAGGCTCTTTATCTATTGGAAGTTTCTATCAATTTGATGATGTTGCCGTACCGGGCGGACTGAATTTCACCAGGGATAGCCGGTATGCAATCGTAATCGGAACCCAGCATGTGTACAGTATAAGTACAGAGGATTTCTCAGTTCTAACCTTTGACCTTCCAACTGATCCTGCAAATCAACCGCTATCTTACTCCCTCACTAGCGGAGCCTACAAAACGCAGAGTAAATAAGCAAAGATACAAGTAAGCATGAGAAGTGATTAGATCAATCCCTGTGGTTTCTGAAACTACAGGGATTAATCTGTCTTCACATCAAGCGGACAAGGCGAATAATAAAGTGACAGAAGGGTTGTGTTCACATGTCATCATTGATTCCGGTGCAACTGGGAAGTCCGGGACCGGCCATCCGGCTGGCAAGTCCGGTATTGCTGGAGGAGAGTCACCCCTCCGTCCAAATTGATTTCAGCGTGCCTCTGTCGTTCCAGCCGGCGATGGCCGGCAATTATCACCTGATCGTGGGACTATCGGTGCTGAAAGACGGAAGGATCATTCATACCCTTACCGAGCCCTTTATCGGCAGCGGCAATGCTGGGGAAGCTCTCATTGCGGATGTGAATGCAAGGATTACAGGTAGCTTCGGCATCCCGGTAGGTCCCGTATAGCCCGTTGCCCCTGTCACGCCTCCAATTGCTACAACTACACCGGTCGAGCCAGTGGGACCCTTAGGCCCACTCCTTGGACGGAGACTGCCGGGAGCCCGGCCTGCAGATTCGCCACAAACCAGGTTCATGCCTATGAGATTGCTGCAGAGTCGCTTACCCGAAACATGTTCAGATCCATTGGCGGTAGCCCAGATCCGAGTTTCTCCAATCCGCTAGGAGTAACCCTTGACAGCAAGCAGATATGGCTTGTGAGCAGTGAAGAAAATAGGTACTTTATTAATAATATAGGAGAAGGTCAATTCACAATGGTTACGTTGGATGGTACACCTACCGGCTTACTTCATTTAAGTAATGGCGATTCTTAATTCAAGCAATTTTATCCATTATGTAAGTGGGAATGAGTTAAATGACTATCGTGGTGTAACCGGTCAATTTGCTATGGTGTTGTCTCCAGATGAACAGTGGATATGTATCCAAGGCACTGACTCATTGATGCTGTTCTCGACCAGAGATAAGACCGCAAGAACTGTCTCCATGACGGTTAACAAGTTCCAGGGTGGAATCAATTTCTCGAGGGACAGCCGGTATGTGGTCGTAATCAGGACCCGGAATGTATACACCGTAAGCGTCGTACGTACCTTTGACCTTCCACCTGAAGCTGATTATCAGCCATTGTTCTATTCCCTGACCAGCGGAATCTACAAATTACAGAGTAAATAAAGCGAGGATACAAGCTGCATAAGTGATGCTTAGATTGATCCCTGTGGCTTCTCAAGCCGCAGGGATTATCTTTAGAAATGATTAGAACTGGGAGGGTGGACGGATGAAGGGCATTATTCTGGCGGGCGGCTCGGGGACGAGGCTGCATCCGCTGACGAAGTCGATCTCCAAGCAGATTCTGCCGGTATATGACAAGCCTATGATCTATTATCCGCTGTCTGTATTGATGCTGGCAGGCATCCGGGATATCCTGATTATCTCCACCGGGAGAGACATCCGGCTGTTCCAGGATCTTCTGGGCAATGGCGAACAGCTTGGCCTGTCCTTCCGATATGCGGTACAGGAGCAGCCGCGCGGACTGGCAGAGGCGTTCCTGATTGGAGAAGAATTCATTGGTACAGATCATGTGTGCATGATTCTGGGCGACAATATCTTCTATGGACAGAGCTTCAGCTCTATTCTGGAGCGAGCTGTCCAGCGGCGGGAGGGTGCCACGATCTTCGGCTGCCGGGTACAAGATCCTTCGGCTTATGGTGTTGTTGAATTTGACAGCATGGGCAAGGCGGTAGCGCTGGAGGAGAAGCCCCTGTATCCCCGTTCCCATTATGCAGTGCCGGGCTTATACTTCTACGACCGTCAGGTCGTTGAGATCGCAAAACATATCCAGCCCTCACGGCGTGGTGAAATCGAGATTACAGATGTTAACCGGGAGTATTTAAGCAGAGGCCAATTGAATGTGGAGCTGTTCGGCCGGGGAATGGCCTGGCTGGATACCGGGACGCCGGATTCATTGCTGGAGGCAGCCAATCTGGTGGAGACGCTCCAGAAGCGGCAAGGCCTGTACGTGGCTTGCATTGAAGAGATTGCTTTCAATAAAGGCTACATTACCAGAGAGCAGCTTCTGGAGCTGGCAAGGCCGCTGCGCAAGCTGGCCTACGGACAATATTTGAACACCATAGCTGAAGAATCACTTACAGCGGGCGGATAAGGTCCATGGAGGAGGAGTTTACTTGAAGATATCTGATTATGTCATTGATTATCTCAAGCAGCAAGGTGTCTCCCATGTCTTCGAGTTCATTGGCGGGGCGATTGTCCATTTGCTCGATTCCGTCTCAGTTAGAGAGGACATCGAGTGTGTCTCTGTCCGTCATGAACAAGCAGGCGCATTCGCAGCAGAAGCCTATGCGAGAATGAACGGGAAGCTGGGTGTGGCTATGGCTACTAGCGGACCGGGGGCCTTGAATCTGTTAACCGGTATAGGCAGTTGTTACTTCGACTCCGTTCCCTGCTTATTCATCACCGGTCAAGTAAACACATATGAGTATAAATTCGACCGTCCGGTCCGGCAAATAGGATTCCAGGAAACGGATATTGTCAGTGTCGCGCAGCCGTTAACCAAATATGCAGTCATGGTTACGAAGCCGGATCAGATCAGGTATGAGCTGGAAAAGGCTGTGGCGCTCGCGCAAAGCGGCCGGCCCGGCCCGGTGCTTCTGGATCTTCCGATGAATCTTCAGCGGGCAGAGGTGGAGCCTGATACGCTGGCCAGCTTCTATGATAGTGTTGAATATCAGGAGCTTGTGCAAGATGACGGCGACTTAGACGAAGCCGTTGTTGCGGATATCCTGAAACGGCTTGAGGTAGCCAAGAGGCCGCTGATTCTGGCGGGCGGGGGAGTGAGGGCCGGTAACTCCGAAGCGTCATTATCCCGGTTTATTGAGCTGACCGGAATCCCCGTTGTTACTTCATTAATGGGATTGGATGTCATCCCGCATGACCACCGGTTATATACAGGTCTGATCGGGTCATACGGCAACCGTTACAGCAATCTTATCCTGGCGAATTGTGACTTGTTACTTATCCTCGGCTCAAGGCTGGATACCAGA
The sequence above is a segment of the Paenibacillus sp. FSL R7-0204 genome. Coding sequences within it:
- the rfbA gene encoding glucose-1-phosphate thymidylyltransferase RfbA, yielding MKGIILAGGSGTRLHPLTKSISKQILPVYDKPMIYYPLSVLMLAGIRDILIISTGRDIRLFQDLLGNGEQLGLSFRYAVQEQPRGLAEAFLIGEEFIGTDHVCMILGDNIFYGQSFSSILERAVQRREGATIFGCRVQDPSAYGVVEFDSMGKAVALEEKPLYPRSHYAVPGLYFYDRQVVEIAKHIQPSRRGEIEITDVNREYLSRGQLNVELFGRGMAWLDTGTPDSLLEAANLVETLQKRQGLYVACIEEIAFNKGYITREQLLELARPLRKLAYGQYLNTIAEESLTAGG